In Paracoccus aminophilus JCM 7686, a single window of DNA contains:
- a CDS encoding GSCFA domain-containing protein translates to MPHPYQDRAPKFYWKTAVSDVGGFGLNELWKSKFRITKSTKIITAGSCFAQHISRQLVDRGYTWLDAEPGPDLIAPEAKRKFNYGIFSFRTGNIYTANMLLQWLKFSFGLEEPKLQPLESKGRYYDPYRQQIEPEGFPSVDELLASREATFLAIRQAFTTADIFLFTFGLTESWQDIETGQEYSMCPGVVAGVFDPGRTKLVNHNFGSILRQFRDALRVINQNRDKNIRVITTVSPVPLTATATSKHVLVATTYSKSILRAVAGQFMDDSPSIDYFPSYEVVTAPISRGMHYEGNARTVTSAGVSAVLAHFFKGIESTRKPRASSERDESNSSEDQTDTDLVETEDDIVCDEVILNAFAR, encoded by the coding sequence ATGCCCCATCCCTATCAAGATCGTGCGCCGAAATTTTATTGGAAAACTGCTGTCTCGGACGTTGGTGGCTTTGGCCTGAATGAACTATGGAAATCCAAGTTCAGAATCACGAAGAGCACAAAGATTATAACTGCTGGATCATGCTTTGCTCAGCATATCAGCCGCCAGTTAGTCGACCGTGGATATACCTGGCTTGATGCGGAGCCGGGCCCAGATCTTATCGCACCGGAAGCGAAACGAAAATTCAACTATGGCATCTTCAGCTTTCGCACCGGAAATATTTATACCGCAAATATGCTACTTCAATGGTTGAAGTTCTCTTTCGGACTGGAGGAACCAAAACTACAGCCGCTGGAAAGTAAGGGCCGTTATTACGACCCATACCGCCAGCAGATCGAACCGGAAGGCTTTCCGAGCGTAGATGAACTTCTCGCAAGTCGGGAGGCAACTTTTCTGGCGATTAGGCAGGCATTTACTACCGCCGACATTTTTCTTTTCACCTTCGGTTTAACTGAATCCTGGCAGGATATCGAAACCGGGCAGGAGTACTCGATGTGCCCCGGCGTAGTTGCAGGGGTATTTGATCCCGGGCGCACCAAGCTGGTTAATCATAACTTTGGAAGCATTTTGCGCCAATTCCGCGACGCGCTACGTGTGATCAACCAGAATCGCGACAAAAATATTCGTGTCATCACGACGGTATCCCCTGTACCCTTGACCGCCACGGCGACGAGTAAACATGTTCTTGTTGCGACCACCTATTCAAAAAGCATATTGCGGGCGGTCGCCGGGCAGTTCATGGATGACAGCCCGAGTATAGATTACTTCCCCTCTTACGAAGTCGTGACGGCTCCAATCAGTCGCGGCATGCATTATGAGGGAAATGCGCGCACAGTGACGAGCGCCGGGGTCAGTGCCGTGCTCGCACATTTTTTCAAAGGCATAGAATCTACTCGCAAACCGAGAGCATCCTCCGAGCGCGATGAGAGTAATAGTTCAGAAGATCAAACTGATACGGACCTCGTAGAGACTGAAGACGATATCGTTTGTGATGAGGTTATCCTGAATGCATTCGCAAGATAA